The DNA window GCACACTTGCTTTAATGTCAAGTGGTAGGGGGGATAGCAATATATAACGTATAACTTCAGTTTAAGCCGCGGTCCTAAGCCAGAAGTATGTCGAATTATTTTCAGTGGGGTGAAACCTCAGTAACACGTATTAACACTACTACACTGTTTAACTATATACTCCTAAATGTATTCCCTTATTTGCTTTTTAAACGGCTGTAGGACCTCATTCCCGGTGTATCTCACGTAAATAAGCAGTGCTCTCTGTGTGACGGGACTCTCAGCCATGTTGTACAGATCTACTGCCCTCTTGCGGCATCTTCATATCACCGCACCATTAATGTTTTTGCTTGCACAAACCAACAGTGCTGCGGCAGGCCACAAAGGTAACCAATCCTTTCCAAATTCATTGACACTTCGTTTCATTTTATTCACACTGTTTTGCAGTATTTATGAGGCGGACTTTCTCTTGTGTCTAGTTGGAAGGCTATCCGTTCACAGGTTTTGGAATCTGAAGTGAAACAAAATTCAGAGCATCAGGATTTCAGTGTTgggaaagaaaaacaagaagctGCAATGTCCACAACAGACTGGTGTGATGAGGCTGATGACTGGGGGATGGAGGCTGAGGACAACAAACCTGAGAACAGTTCACAGACTAATATAAACATGGCTCCAACAGTGGAAGACAACTTTACAAATGGAAGTGATGTCAGCACTAGGCTTCAAGGCCTTTGTTTAAATTCACCACAGGAGAGTGGAGGAGCTGTAATCCCCACTTCAGTGTCCACTTTCCAACCTTTTTACATCAGTGTGGTGGAGGAGTCAGACCTTGTGGGCTACAGTGACCTGgaacatgcaaacagactgtTGAGGGAGTATGAGGAGCGGGAGCGACTTGCTGTTGGGGACATCAGAAGGTGAggagat is part of the Hoplias malabaricus isolate fHopMal1 chromosome 4, fHopMal1.hap1, whole genome shotgun sequence genome and encodes:
- the pdcd2l gene encoding programmed cell death protein 2-like, giving the protein MISRLWLFFVRCSNPTRTKVVSGCCRTMQESPLVGTCDGPVEKKNSTVYYTNKVGGSPDLIPGVSHVNKQCSLCDGTLSHVVQIYCPLAASSYHRTINVFACTNQQCCGRPQSWKAIRSQVLESEVKQNSEHQDFSVGKEKQEAAMSTTDWCDEADDWGMEAEDNKPENSSQTNINMAPTVEDNFTNGSDVSTRLQGLCLNSPQESGGAVIPTSVSTFQPFYISVVEESDLVGYSDLEHANRLLREYEERERLAVGDIRSCEGGGGEEKYEKTEAKHGDAVFSCFMKKISLCPEQILRYSWSGSPLFIAEPPSDMNKMVPACEHCGSPRVFEFQLMPALVSLLRSTDISSELVLEFGTVLVYTCRDSCWTPGSKVPVEEFLFVQADPDQKLFK